A single Microcoleus sp. FACHB-831 DNA region contains:
- the mobF gene encoding MobF family relaxase, whose amino-acid sequence MLTLSNISPKQGENYFTRENYYSKEANQQNSSWFGKGAESLGLSGEVEAETFKNLLYGVSPEGKKLSGKPIEPKKHRAGVDLTFSAPKSVSLAALMGGASQLEQAHRTAVERTLEAIQNRYAQTRTRTPSGRQVVDTGNLLVAQFHHDTSREKDPQLHTHCIVANATRLDDGKWQSVHNDAFYNNQKLLGAIYSNELVQEIRKLGYQVEAKGDEFEIVGYTPQQLAHFSKRRSQILELVGNDATPAQKAWANLKTRAPKGSEISRDQLLGWWKAQEEALSLNIKHPVPMFDVPKTSADASTQKATIAVKDAIAHCSERTVAFKREALEKFVLSEIKDFSYAELEKAITSDSELLKTTDGRYTTQEALQRELGTIQLMQQGKAKVTPITHPEQVEAVLAAVRLTPGQAAAVTLAATTTDQFVAWQGVAGAGKTYALNQFKAIASSSGCALKGFAPSAEAAKVLGDETGIETTTVASLLISKTPQTPSTAPAIWIVDEAGLLSAKDAYALLLKATEEKARLLLVGDTRQLSAVEAGNPFKSLQKAGMTTAYLNQSLRQRTRDLQEAVDLIARDRVERGFQILEQNRRITEIANVEKRRQQLVSDYMSLGLNERSKTLILAGTNAERCSLTQAIRDELKAEGRLGESAIATVLKAKDLTHIQTCYTHYYQVGDVVVPTRQYSSQGLDRFVPYRITAVDKDKLTLLSAGGEELTVDPLKFRKNIYTPLRLEIAVGDRLKWTQNNQLLHRRNGQEFEVTAIFGDAAQIQYKGSKTELLNLKDIHHIDYALVSTVYSSQGKTAERVLIAADQTLGQEDFYVATSRVKVDLMLYTESKAELLKRVQKSKAKENPLKLIGIANQNEKNEAMENQTDENKEKNTDIEANTAFTALIALNSRVLVNENAQSDWAGYTGTVDAEWDKQPGSYWVKLDYVAEIGDTTRHLFKSSELSQLPQEMRSAGKECCDAEQEIKRQQQPTTESLITYGRTYSKHPKSAADSANPSRGDRERPVSIHRETRSDREPIGAPISRDKQLGKQDGRNSASDRTHIGRNQSINERIARTNSESSSRLSANVGYVQSVSNRIREIRERFQSVADSVRSTPLTEIAPQLGLTLDKHDKHKWRGEGQIISITNDKLFFDHAEQKGGAGAIDFVMHVNRSNYREAVAWLSEQSVSSLENPRPHIATTAPEQPRKPFVAPIQKEERWQQVRSYLTLKRGLPAKYVDALYQSGIIYAAEHVDKRDRIRANAIFLRQSLATDFNRSQVTGASVRGVEGDFKGLATGTRRSEGWFYFYEGQGEKVNRVVLTEAPIDTLSFAALDADRGDGRTLYLSTDGFGAIPKVQLKQLLSCGGQVIVAVDADEAGESFAQKIISDLPGATRLKPDAAYKDWNEQLVAKTKTLIDNTASSSTNTQPQAENLDHLRWWYRSAQVLGKPDSYLNTIGLVVDGIKQGKQLADATQELMRVDVAKACDRWLLAAQSLDKSLQYQERINELKKDYQAGKTMSCKPLNYMKRDIQLFQQHRHRQGKQQQ is encoded by the coding sequence ATGCTCACTCTCAGTAATATTTCTCCAAAGCAGGGGGAAAATTACTTCACCCGTGAAAATTACTACTCCAAAGAAGCCAACCAGCAAAATTCAAGTTGGTTCGGTAAGGGTGCAGAGTCTTTAGGCTTATCGGGCGAAGTAGAAGCTGAAACCTTTAAAAATCTACTCTACGGGGTAAGCCCGGAAGGTAAAAAGCTTTCTGGCAAACCTATCGAGCCAAAAAAACACAGAGCTGGAGTGGATCTCACATTTAGCGCCCCCAAATCTGTAAGCCTCGCTGCGTTGATGGGAGGCGCTAGCCAATTGGAGCAAGCGCATCGCACAGCAGTGGAACGAACTTTGGAAGCCATCCAAAATCGATATGCTCAGACTCGGACGAGAACCCCATCCGGGCGCCAAGTTGTGGATACGGGTAATCTGCTCGTTGCCCAGTTCCACCACGACACCAGCCGGGAGAAAGACCCTCAGCTACACACTCATTGCATCGTTGCGAACGCAACTAGGCTAGACGATGGCAAATGGCAATCAGTCCACAACGATGCTTTTTACAACAACCAGAAGTTACTAGGTGCCATATACAGTAATGAGCTAGTTCAAGAAATTCGCAAGCTGGGTTATCAGGTAGAAGCCAAAGGGGATGAATTTGAGATAGTTGGTTATACCCCTCAACAGCTTGCTCACTTTTCAAAACGGCGATCGCAGATTTTAGAGTTAGTGGGGAATGACGCTACGCCAGCGCAGAAGGCATGGGCAAACTTAAAGACTCGCGCTCCCAAAGGCTCTGAAATCTCTCGCGATCAATTATTGGGCTGGTGGAAAGCACAGGAAGAGGCACTCTCTCTCAACATCAAGCATCCCGTACCGATGTTCGACGTGCCCAAAACTTCAGCCGATGCATCAACACAGAAAGCCACCATTGCAGTCAAAGACGCGATCGCCCATTGCAGCGAACGGACAGTTGCCTTTAAGCGAGAAGCTTTAGAAAAATTTGTACTTTCAGAAATCAAAGATTTTAGCTATGCCGAATTGGAGAAGGCAATTACTTCCGATTCCGAACTCTTAAAAACTACTGATGGGCGCTACACGACTCAGGAGGCTTTGCAGCGAGAGCTGGGAACCATCCAGTTGATGCAGCAGGGTAAAGCGAAAGTTACGCCAATTACTCATCCCGAACAGGTAGAAGCCGTACTTGCAGCTGTACGTTTGACACCTGGACAAGCAGCGGCGGTTACGCTGGCTGCTACAACAACAGACCAGTTTGTCGCTTGGCAAGGGGTAGCGGGGGCTGGCAAAACTTACGCACTCAACCAGTTTAAAGCGATCGCATCATCGAGCGGGTGCGCGCTCAAGGGCTTTGCTCCTAGTGCAGAGGCGGCAAAGGTACTTGGCGACGAAACAGGAATTGAAACTACTACCGTCGCCAGCCTGCTAATTTCTAAGACACCCCAAACACCTTCTACTGCTCCAGCCATATGGATTGTGGATGAAGCTGGTTTACTGTCAGCTAAAGATGCCTATGCTCTGCTCTTAAAAGCTACTGAAGAAAAAGCCAGATTGTTACTTGTCGGCGATACCCGCCAGCTGAGTGCTGTAGAAGCTGGCAATCCATTCAAGAGCTTGCAAAAAGCAGGGATGACAACTGCTTACCTTAACCAGTCTCTCAGACAGCGCACCCGCGACCTGCAAGAAGCCGTAGACCTGATTGCACGGGATCGTGTAGAACGGGGGTTCCAAATCTTGGAACAAAATCGGCGCATCACTGAGATTGCAAACGTTGAAAAACGCAGGCAGCAGCTAGTTAGCGATTATATGAGCTTGGGTTTAAATGAACGCTCAAAAACGCTGATATTAGCCGGAACGAATGCCGAACGCTGCTCGCTGACTCAAGCCATTCGAGACGAACTGAAAGCCGAAGGGCGATTGGGAGAAAGTGCGATCGCCACCGTACTCAAGGCAAAAGATCTTACCCACATTCAAACTTGTTATACCCACTACTACCAAGTGGGAGATGTGGTGGTTCCCACCCGACAATACAGCAGCCAAGGTTTGGACAGATTTGTGCCCTACAGGATAACAGCTGTAGACAAAGATAAACTGACGCTCTTGAGTGCGGGGGGTGAAGAGCTAACCGTAGACCCACTGAAATTTCGCAAGAATATCTACACGCCATTGCGTCTAGAAATAGCGGTAGGCGATCGCCTCAAGTGGACGCAAAATAATCAGCTACTACATCGCCGTAACGGACAAGAGTTTGAGGTGACAGCAATTTTTGGCGACGCAGCCCAAATCCAGTACAAAGGCAGCAAAACCGAGCTTCTTAACCTCAAAGATATTCACCACATTGATTATGCGCTGGTATCTACGGTCTACAGCAGCCAAGGTAAAACGGCAGAACGGGTGCTGATAGCTGCCGACCAGACTCTGGGCCAAGAAGATTTTTATGTGGCGACCAGTCGAGTCAAGGTAGACCTGATGCTTTACACCGAGAGCAAGGCTGAATTACTCAAACGAGTGCAAAAGTCGAAGGCGAAAGAAAACCCCTTAAAACTGATAGGAATAGCGAATCAAAATGAGAAAAACGAAGCTATGGAAAACCAAACTGATGAGAATAAAGAAAAGAATACAGATATAGAGGCAAATACAGCTTTTACCGCTTTAATTGCGCTCAATAGTCGAGTCCTAGTGAACGAAAATGCCCAATCAGACTGGGCTGGATATACTGGCACTGTCGATGCTGAATGGGACAAACAACCAGGAAGTTATTGGGTAAAACTCGATTATGTGGCAGAAATTGGCGACACAACCCGACACCTATTTAAATCTTCTGAGTTATCCCAGCTACCGCAAGAAATGAGGAGCGCTGGCAAGGAATGCTGCGATGCAGAACAGGAAATCAAGCGCCAACAACAACCTACGACCGAGAGCTTAATAACTTATGGACGCACCTACTCCAAACATCCAAAATCAGCAGCTGATAGCGCAAACCCTTCAAGAGGTGATAGAGAACGCCCTGTCTCCATTCATAGAGAGACTCGATCGGATCGAGAACCAATTGGCGCACCAATCTCAAGAGATAAACAACTTGGAAAACAAGATGGACGCAATAGCGCAAGCGATCGCACCCATATCGGCAGAAACCAAAGCATCAACGAACGAATTGCTCGAACAAATAGCGAATCATCGTCAAGACTTAGTGCAAATGTCGGATACGTTCAGAGTGTTAGCAACCGAATTAGAGAAATTCGCGAACGCTTTCAATCCGTAGCAGACTCGGTACGCAGTACGCCCCTAACAGAAATTGCCCCACAGCTAGGTCTAACGCTTGATAAGCATGATAAACACAAATGGCGTGGCGAAGGGCAGATTATTAGTATCACCAACGACAAGTTGTTCTTCGATCATGCCGAACAGAAGGGCGGTGCTGGGGCAATAGACTTTGTTATGCACGTCAACCGCTCTAATTACAGGGAGGCTGTGGCTTGGCTGTCTGAACAGTCAGTTTCCAGTTTGGAAAACCCAAGGCCACATATTGCTACAACCGCCCCAGAGCAACCTCGAAAACCATTTGTTGCACCCATCCAAAAAGAAGAACGATGGCAACAGGTGCGCTCTTACCTGACACTCAAACGAGGGCTGCCAGCCAAGTATGTGGATGCCTTGTACCAGTCCGGGATTATCTATGCCGCCGAACACGTTGATAAGCGCGATCGCATACGTGCTAATGCCATATTCTTACGCCAAAGTTTAGCAACTGACTTTAATCGCTCTCAAGTTACAGGAGCATCAGTTAGGGGAGTTGAGGGCGATTTCAAGGGACTAGCAACTGGAACTAGACGCAGTGAAGGTTGGTTTTACTTCTATGAGGGACAGGGCGAAAAAGTGAACCGAGTCGTCCTGACAGAAGCTCCAATTGATACTTTATCCTTTGCAGCTCTGGACGCAGACCGCGGAGACGGACGGACTTTGTACTTGTCCACAGACGGGTTTGGGGCTATCCCTAAAGTTCAGCTAAAGCAATTGCTCTCTTGCGGTGGACAAGTCATCGTCGCCGTTGACGCAGATGAGGCGGGGGAGTCATTTGCTCAAAAAATTATCTCCGACTTACCTGGTGCCACCCGTCTCAAACCAGATGCAGCTTACAAAGACTGGAACGAGCAGCTGGTTGCAAAAACAAAAACGTTAATTGACAACACTGCCTCGTCCTCCACTAACACCCAGCCACAGGCAGAAAACTTAGACCATCTCCGTTGGTGGTATCGCAGTGCCCAAGTTTTGGGCAAACCGGACAGCTATCTCAACACGATCGGTCTAGTTGTAGATGGCATCAAACAAGGAAAACAGCTAGCTGATGCCACACAAGAGCTAATGCGCGTCGATGTAGCGAAAGCTTGCGATCGATGGCTGCTGGCTGCTCAGAGTCTTGATAAGTCGCTTCAGTACCAGGAGCGAATTAATGAATTAAAAAAAGATTACCAAGCTGGGAAAACGATGTCATGCAAACCTCTTAACTACATGAAACGAGACATCCAACTTTTCCAACAGCACCGTCACCGTCAAGGAAAACAACAGCAATAA
- a CDS encoding mobilization protein MobD-like protein — MARIYLIGGEKGGVGKSFVARTLMQYFIDKGISFAGVESDIGTPDVATIYKEYCKVARFSEDELKNDPFKIYDLALDKPVVVNLPANIINPLKTWLIEKEMVQMGKDDGVSFCHWLVTNGKFDSIQPCLNVIEQLGGFIPHVLIKNHGAGREWDLMNEHPSLLKFTQEYFVPIIGFPDLDPKVVNKLLAERLTYSQYQEPERTASSMRVVVRSFLRKAYEAFESTGLLDSTQPPKLQSNKSKSDDQQHKQREQRA; from the coding sequence ATGGCCAGGATTTATTTAATAGGCGGCGAAAAAGGTGGTGTAGGCAAAAGCTTTGTTGCCAGAACGCTAATGCAATATTTCATTGACAAAGGAATTTCATTTGCTGGTGTAGAGTCTGATATTGGCACCCCAGACGTAGCAACTATCTACAAGGAATATTGCAAAGTTGCCAGATTTTCTGAAGATGAACTTAAAAACGATCCCTTCAAGATTTATGACCTAGCGTTGGATAAACCTGTAGTAGTCAATTTACCAGCCAATATCATCAACCCTTTAAAAACTTGGCTAATCGAAAAAGAAATGGTGCAAATGGGGAAGGACGATGGCGTATCCTTTTGCCACTGGCTTGTTACTAACGGTAAGTTTGATTCGATTCAGCCTTGTTTAAATGTCATAGAACAGCTAGGCGGATTTATCCCTCACGTTTTGATTAAGAATCATGGGGCTGGACGGGAATGGGATTTAATGAACGAGCATCCAAGCTTGCTGAAATTTACTCAAGAGTACTTTGTCCCAATTATTGGCTTTCCCGATCTCGACCCCAAAGTTGTTAACAAACTGCTAGCCGAACGGCTTACATACTCGCAGTATCAGGAACCAGAAAGAACGGCTTCTTCGATGCGGGTCGTAGTCAGGTCGTTCCTTCGCAAGGCATACGAGGCTTTTGAATCTACTGGGTTGTTAGATAGCACTCAACCGCCCAAACTTCAATCTAATAAGTCTAAGAGCGATGACCAACAACACAAACAACGAGAACAACGAGCATAA
- a CDS encoding DUF6753 family protein encodes MTNNTNNENNEHNFKAQTLLDIALEGQPPERKSRVLELALKSEINPNEEIIFLLMIANGQLQALIEEAPKEWRQLLLEEAPAKIEASAKEATYRAEGFVEATAKTAAAELEYTRDIALSELQKQMLELRLNKEDIAIQAQREREDITTSAIREREDIVTSAIREKEALESLKAEALLALSQDLKSKRLLFEESCQQALHTFVKAAFKEAQKSTPADNKAKASLYIAALCSAVLLVGAIAGGLIAWGLLGANDAVLGRELIQRNRGQIAKCLTDGRKGNKSCPLFLPDW; translated from the coding sequence ATGACCAACAACACAAACAACGAGAACAACGAGCATAATTTTAAAGCTCAAACTCTTTTGGACATTGCTCTTGAAGGACAACCGCCCGAACGTAAAAGCCGAGTATTAGAACTAGCCCTTAAAAGCGAGATTAACCCTAACGAGGAAATCATCTTTCTCTTGATGATTGCTAACGGGCAGCTACAAGCATTGATTGAGGAGGCTCCAAAGGAGTGGCGTCAACTTTTGTTAGAAGAAGCTCCAGCCAAAATTGAAGCGAGCGCTAAAGAAGCTACTTATCGGGCTGAAGGATTTGTTGAAGCAACAGCTAAGACTGCTGCTGCTGAGTTGGAATACACGCGGGATATCGCTTTATCTGAATTACAAAAGCAAATGCTGGAACTTCGCCTGAATAAAGAGGATATTGCTATTCAAGCACAGCGAGAAAGAGAGGACATCACGACTTCGGCCATTCGGGAAAGAGAAGATATCGTCACCAGCGCAATCAGGGAAAAGGAGGCTTTAGAATCTCTAAAAGCTGAGGCACTTCTAGCGTTGTCGCAGGATTTGAAGTCAAAGCGGCTTCTTTTTGAGGAGTCTTGTCAGCAAGCTCTCCATACCTTTGTTAAGGCAGCGTTTAAGGAGGCTCAGAAATCCACTCCAGCCGATAATAAGGCCAAAGCCAGTCTTTATATCGCCGCCCTCTGTAGCGCTGTCTTATTGGTGGGTGCGATCGCTGGAGGGCTAATCGCCTGGGGCTTACTAGGGGCTAACGATGCCGTCCTGGGCAGAGAGCTTATTCAGCGCAATCGCGGACAGATTGCCAAGTGCCTTACTGATGGGCGTAAAGGCAACAAGAGCTGTCCGCTTTTTCTGCCCGATTGGTGA
- a CDS encoding DUF3854 domain-containing protein — translation MSSNEEFNFDPASINAATASAKAQTHISKTGRIQKSTVEEVRRRADIVDIVSRHVSLRKSGKNYIGTCPFHQGNPKSTSFNVSPSKQLYHCFSCLAGGNAINFLMMLEQRTFVDVVLQLARDYNVPVQYEQHPSTNERQTPSKHALTNAANAPQGAVRRIDETPHRLPDERSLHVGNQSQNFTSSLINQNQRSPEHTLAHHSTRSLPHTNNSRTNEWIIDSAVSPSITNANLRFGSNSQQIARILNWNWYNHTPGWYVYSCDPVTGKRTKKGQFKPDSPLPSMSEGEKPMKYITFPKGDTASAIFLKLGTLEDWIAISDRVGVPIENEDIDESREDMGFWLWVLNHPQIPLVITEGAKKAGCLLTHGWVSLALAGVDCGQQGKGQRLHPSLKPFIVPGRPIYIAFDADVIVKPQVEKALRTLGHLVVQAKGLVRIVSWDLEQGKGCDDLIVAFGIEAFEAAFNEAQPYSSWLKSLTRIPHKSTQFAHMQDKNFVIAGEGSKYMASNHMAIHDDSSNVALMERGTGGGNNGGGNNGYSGSYNGGNNGGGNNDYSSGFGGGNNGGGNNSYSHSSSDGNNKPLRELDFVFTQTIVKMLYKDDPQRPWICVGDKFYQWDGTYYQEADFEEQEIKVTEFCNAYITFTKDGQPTAPYANPESFNKAIAWIKQRLRVPGRIINPPGINCTNGVLQLSWSGTAPFMVPTWKLVPHSPDMYYIYAPGVEYNPDADTTHTDRMLECLDAPQRDIFLKTIAATLDLATVRKNKGRVVRGLLMKGLGSNGKDTLREAVKALYGNIGMTGCSLNDFKAYDNGRKFPLKKLVGSRVNWATENATVARLDALQSLKAFLTGDTLSCEGKGVDEVEYTPGGVGIFNCNDTPNLKAALEAITSRWGILTFNKTYKIGANPRLGEIEADPRFKYDGSFLQDKVLSAFLNYVLDALVRLMTEGIDYSCTIKDLLEIQAENSHLFQFCQDVRLGYVADCRTSAGELWERLKQWYEANGTLTYEEGSNGRRKSIWVDQAKSSDRNVKGPNQVIPRFQKLFPKAKRIVFEDGRMGLSGIGFLDIPPGDGGNRRGGSNPNSPTTPSNPSPSASVVREPDDGGNRRGGSNPNSPTTHRNSSPSASVVQEIDDGDNRGDGSNPPFPIPSSNPSPSPLVVLERIEVGKEPIEVILEPIEEVTGELLSKQPNGDKGSEAVEAVILFDREDVEQNDVLQNQSVDSLCDVSSFNVGNGYVQDLPESSHTLDMVRVSASPVTPLSGTLETQSVLEEESWQSLCDALRGCQSMEDIKETGYYDLTFEQQTFARKKLGKAECLRLKAIVDANAAGSDVGLSGQEDANALTGMDTLETKICDVGASGQESGSAWSADPIGKRCLIQRLEGEVYSDDVRVVWVEAVMVEVPHEPIRSHWTFELPRSKWVPIFGSDEWKLIE, via the coding sequence ATGTCATCTAACGAAGAATTCAACTTTGATCCAGCATCTATTAACGCTGCAACCGCAAGCGCCAAAGCACAAACCCACATCTCTAAAACCGGGCGCATCCAAAAATCTACCGTCGAAGAAGTAAGACGGCGGGCGGACATAGTAGATATCGTTTCCCGTCACGTCTCCCTCCGTAAAAGCGGCAAGAACTATATAGGTACTTGCCCCTTCCACCAGGGCAATCCCAAATCAACCAGCTTCAATGTCAGCCCCAGTAAGCAGCTGTATCACTGCTTTAGCTGCCTTGCCGGGGGCAATGCCATCAACTTCTTAATGATGCTTGAGCAGCGGACTTTCGTTGACGTAGTGCTACAACTAGCACGGGATTACAATGTTCCAGTGCAGTATGAGCAACACCCAAGCACCAACGAGCGCCAAACACCCAGCAAGCACGCACTAACAAATGCAGCTAACGCTCCTCAAGGGGCTGTGCGTCGTATCGATGAAACTCCTCACAGACTGCCAGACGAGCGCTCGCTGCACGTTGGCAACCAATCTCAAAACTTCACTTCTTCCCTAATTAATCAAAACCAGCGATCGCCCGAACATACCCTCGCCCATCATTCCACGAGATCGCTCCCCCACACCAACAATTCCCGTACAAACGAATGGATTATAGATAGCGCCGTATCTCCTTCAATCACCAACGCCAACCTGCGCTTTGGAAGCAACAGTCAACAAATTGCCCGGATTCTCAACTGGAACTGGTACAACCATACCCCAGGCTGGTACGTGTATTCTTGTGACCCCGTAACCGGAAAACGGACCAAAAAAGGACAATTTAAGCCAGATTCACCGCTACCAAGTATGAGCGAAGGGGAAAAGCCCATGAAGTACATCACCTTCCCCAAAGGCGATACCGCATCAGCAATCTTCTTAAAACTAGGCACCTTAGAAGATTGGATTGCCATCAGCGATCGCGTGGGCGTCCCCATTGAAAATGAAGACATAGACGAATCCCGCGAAGACATGGGATTTTGGCTGTGGGTACTGAATCACCCGCAGATACCCCTAGTCATCACCGAAGGGGCAAAAAAAGCTGGATGTCTGCTAACTCATGGGTGGGTATCCCTAGCCCTAGCTGGCGTTGATTGCGGACAGCAGGGGAAAGGACAAAGACTACACCCATCTCTCAAACCATTCATAGTACCCGGTCGTCCCATATACATAGCATTTGACGCTGACGTAATAGTAAAGCCACAAGTAGAAAAAGCGCTCCGCACGCTGGGACATCTAGTTGTACAAGCTAAAGGCTTAGTGCGGATTGTTTCTTGGGATTTAGAGCAGGGTAAAGGCTGCGACGACTTGATAGTAGCTTTTGGCATAGAGGCATTTGAAGCTGCATTTAACGAGGCTCAGCCTTATAGCTCATGGTTGAAATCGCTGACACGCATCCCACATAAATCAACTCAGTTTGCACATATGCAAGATAAAAACTTCGTAATAGCTGGGGAAGGCAGCAAATATATGGCTAGCAACCATATGGCCATACACGATGACAGTTCTAATGTTGCCCTAATGGAGCGTGGTACCGGGGGTGGCAATAACGGCGGTGGTAACAATGGCTATAGCGGTAGCTATAACGGTGGCAATAATGGCGGGGGTAACAATGACTATAGCAGCGGCTTTGGGGGTGGTAATAACGGCGGTGGTAACAATAGCTATAGCCATAGCTCTTCAGATGGCAACAACAAGCCTCTTCGCGAGTTAGATTTCGTTTTCACGCAAACAATCGTGAAAATGCTGTACAAGGACGACCCGCAAAGACCTTGGATATGCGTTGGTGACAAGTTCTATCAGTGGGACGGAACTTATTATCAAGAAGCCGATTTTGAAGAGCAGGAAATTAAGGTTACAGAATTCTGCAACGCTTACATAACATTTACCAAAGATGGTCAGCCGACAGCTCCTTACGCCAATCCAGAAAGCTTTAACAAAGCTATTGCATGGATTAAACAGCGGCTGCGCGTTCCGGGGCGTATTATCAACCCCCCAGGAATCAACTGCACCAACGGCGTATTGCAGCTATCGTGGTCGGGGACAGCTCCGTTTATGGTTCCGACGTGGAAGCTAGTACCCCACAGTCCCGATATGTACTACATCTACGCTCCTGGAGTGGAGTACAACCCAGACGCAGATACAACTCACACAGATCGTATGCTTGAGTGCTTGGATGCGCCGCAACGCGACATTTTTCTCAAAACTATCGCCGCCACGCTAGATTTGGCAACGGTGCGGAAGAATAAGGGGCGGGTAGTACGAGGGTTGTTGATGAAGGGGCTGGGGAGCAATGGTAAGGATACCCTGCGCGAGGCGGTGAAAGCGCTGTATGGAAACATAGGCATGACAGGCTGTAGCCTTAACGATTTCAAAGCTTACGATAACGGGCGGAAATTCCCATTAAAGAAACTTGTGGGTAGTCGCGTTAACTGGGCGACAGAAAACGCAACTGTTGCTCGCTTGGATGCTTTGCAGTCGCTAAAAGCTTTTCTTACTGGCGATACTCTCAGCTGTGAAGGTAAGGGAGTAGATGAAGTTGAGTATACGCCTGGGGGAGTTGGGATATTTAACTGTAACGATACTCCCAATCTTAAGGCGGCTCTTGAGGCGATTACGTCCCGTTGGGGCATTCTGACTTTTAACAAAACTTACAAGATTGGTGCTAACCCGCGCTTGGGGGAAATTGAGGCAGATCCTCGCTTCAAGTATGATGGCAGTTTTTTACAGGACAAGGTGTTGTCAGCTTTCCTCAATTATGTACTCGATGCTTTGGTGCGGCTGATGACAGAGGGTATTGATTACAGCTGCACTATTAAGGATTTGCTGGAAATTCAGGCAGAAAATTCCCATTTATTTCAGTTCTGCCAAGATGTGCGTTTGGGTTATGTGGCGGATTGTCGGACATCGGCTGGGGAACTTTGGGAGCGCTTGAAGCAATGGTATGAAGCTAATGGCACTCTTACTTATGAAGAGGGGAGTAACGGTCGGCGCAAATCTATTTGGGTTGACCAGGCTAAGTCTAGCGATCGCAATGTCAAGGGTCCCAATCAAGTTATTCCCAGATTTCAAAAGCTTTTCCCTAAAGCTAAACGCATTGTGTTTGAGGACGGACGTATGGGGTTATCGGGGATTGGGTTTCTCGATATTCCACCTGGTGATGGGGGTAACCGAAGGGGTGGTAGCAATCCTAATTCTCCAACGACGCCGAGTAATCCTTCTCCATCAGCTTCGGTTGTGAGGGAACCTGATGATGGGGGTAACCGAAGGGGTGGTAGCAATCCTAATTCTCCAACGACGCATCGCAATTCTTCTCCGTCAGCCTCAGTTGTTCAAGAAATTGATGATGGTGATAACCGAGGGGATGGTAGCAATCCTCCATTCCCAATTCCGTCGAGTAATCCTTCTCCATCACCCTTGGTTGTTCTTGAACGGATAGAGGTTGGTAAGGAACCAATAGAGGTAATTCTTGAGCCGATAGAGGAAGTTACAGGCGAATTACTGAGCAAACAACCTAATGGGGATAAGGGTTCTGAGGCAGTTGAGGCAGTTATTTTATTTGATAGGGAAGACGTTGAGCAAAATGATGTTTTGCAAAATCAATCGGTTGATAGTTTGTGTGATGTGTCTTCATTCAATGTCGGGAACGGTTACGTTCAAGACTTGCCTGAATCGTCTCATACGTTAGATATGGTAAGGGTTAGTGCCTCTCCTGTTACTCCTCTAAGTGGGACGTTGGAAACTCAAAGTGTTTTGGAAGAGGAAAGTTGGCAATCTTTGTGCGATGCATTGAGGGGATGTCAGTCAATGGAGGATATTAAGGAAACTGGCTATTATGACCTTACTTTTGAGCAGCAGACGTTTGCTCGTAAGAAGCTGGGTAAAGCTGAGTGCTTGCGGCTAAAGGCTATTGTTGATGCGAATGCTGCTGGTTCGGATGTGGGGTTGTCGGGACAAGAGGATGCGAACGCTCTCACTGGTATGGATACGTTAGAAACTAAGATTTGTGATGTGGGAGCGTCAGGACAAGAGTCAGGGAGCGCTTGGTCTGCTGACCCAATTGGGAAAAGGTGTTTAATTCAGCGCTTAGAGGGGGAGGTGTATAGCGATGATGTGCGCGTTGTTTGGGTCGAGGCTGTGATGGTTGAAGTTCCCCATGAACCCATTCGCTCTCACTGGACGTTTGAACTTCCTCGCTCTAAGTGGGTGCCGATATTTGGCTCAGATGAGTGGAAGTTGATTGAGTGA
- a CDS encoding CHAT domain-containing protein — protein sequence MVGLSRALISAGVKSVVVSLWSVPDAPTADLMSEFYRNFQQNPDKAAALRGAMLTTMKQHLNPRD from the coding sequence GTGGTGGGACTATCGCGAGCGCTAATTTCAGCAGGCGTCAAGAGTGTAGTTGTATCTTTGTGGTCGGTACCGGATGCGCCTACGGCGGATTTGATGAGTGAGTTTTACCGCAACTTTCAACAAAATCCCGATAAGGCGGCTGCGCTGCGAGGTGCAATGCTGACGACGATGAAACAACATCTCAATCCCAGAGATTAG